One window from the genome of Streptomyces cadmiisoli encodes:
- a CDS encoding methyltransferase domain-containing protein, which produces MTLTEGHLLEIGQSSASARFDALATLFDPMTLRHIEDFGIGLGWRCWEVGAGGRSLVPWLAKKVGPTGKVVATDVDTSWVTTLARPPIEVRVHDVAAQEPPGERFDLVHARLVLSHVPDPERALRSMIKALRPGGRLLVEETDLGLQPLVCPDECGPEEQLANRLRKGMGRLLAGRGIDVAHGRRLPRLLREFGLRRVEAGTHFPMATPACAALESVTIERLRDQLIAAGYASERAIDRHLANIAVGTMDLAAVPMVSAWGRKP; this is translated from the coding sequence ATGACGCTGACTGAAGGGCATCTCCTGGAAATTGGACAGTCCAGTGCGAGCGCGCGCTTCGACGCCCTCGCCACCCTCTTCGACCCCATGACACTCCGGCACATCGAAGACTTCGGCATCGGACTCGGCTGGCGATGCTGGGAGGTCGGCGCGGGCGGCCGTTCCCTGGTGCCCTGGCTGGCCAAGAAGGTCGGGCCGACCGGCAAGGTGGTCGCGACGGACGTCGACACCTCGTGGGTCACCACACTCGCCCGCCCGCCCATCGAGGTGCGGGTGCACGACGTGGCGGCGCAGGAGCCGCCGGGGGAGCGGTTCGACCTGGTGCACGCCCGGCTCGTCCTCAGCCATGTGCCGGACCCCGAGCGGGCGTTGCGATCCATGATCAAGGCGCTGCGCCCGGGCGGACGGCTCTTGGTCGAGGAGACCGACCTCGGCCTCCAGCCCCTGGTCTGCCCCGACGAGTGCGGCCCCGAGGAACAACTGGCCAACCGGCTGAGGAAGGGCATGGGCCGGCTCCTCGCCGGCCGCGGTATCGACGTCGCCCACGGCCGCAGGCTCCCACGGCTCCTGCGCGAGTTCGGCCTGCGCCGGGTCGAGGCCGGTACGCACTTTCCGATGGCGACGCCGGCCTGCGCCGCGCTGGAGTCCGTCACGATCGAGCGGCTCCGCGATCAGCTCATCGCGGCCGGCTATGCCTCGGAGCGGGCCATCGACCGCCATCTGGCCAACATCGCGGTCGGCACCATGGACCTGGCCGCCGTGCCGATGGTCTCGGCGTGGGGGCGTAAGCCATAA
- a CDS encoding carbohydrate kinase family protein, with protein sequence MGPGSSARAAAGTTRGGSRDGALLVVGDVVTDVVALHSGPLAAGTDTKAAIRTLPGGAGANVACWAAHWGCAEVRLLGRVGADSAAWHERELAAAGVHGRLVVDPDAPTGTVISLVDTGASAERTFLTDSGASLRLEPGDWSDALLDGVAWLHLSGYLLFSESGRALVTTALASARARGVPVSLDPASTGFLVGLGVDRFLASLDGVEVLLPSRDEACLLTGLPDAGDAAAKLSRHVPLVVAKLGADGALVARSGAVHARLPAAPATPRDTTGAGDAFTGAFLTALLAGAEPEDAAAQGCLAGARAVEQVGGRPRPAAGL encoded by the coding sequence ATCGGGCCGGGGTCGTCCGCGCGGGCGGCAGCCGGCACGACCCGCGGCGGCTCCCGGGACGGGGCCCTGCTGGTGGTCGGGGACGTGGTGACGGACGTGGTCGCCCTGCATTCGGGGCCGTTGGCCGCGGGTACCGACACGAAGGCGGCGATCCGTACGCTGCCGGGCGGCGCGGGCGCGAACGTGGCGTGCTGGGCGGCCCATTGGGGGTGTGCGGAGGTACGCCTGCTCGGGCGGGTGGGCGCGGACTCGGCGGCGTGGCACGAGCGGGAGCTGGCCGCGGCAGGGGTGCACGGGCGTCTGGTCGTCGATCCTGACGCGCCGACGGGCACGGTGATCTCCCTCGTCGACACGGGCGCTTCGGCCGAGCGCACGTTCCTCACCGACAGCGGCGCCTCGCTGCGTCTGGAGCCCGGCGACTGGTCGGACGCCTTGCTCGACGGGGTCGCGTGGCTGCACCTGTCCGGCTACCTGCTGTTCTCCGAGTCGGGCCGGGCACTGGTGACGACGGCCCTGGCGTCGGCACGCGCGCGTGGAGTGCCGGTGAGTCTGGATCCGGCGTCGACCGGTTTCCTGGTGGGCCTGGGCGTCGACCGTTTTCTGGCCTCCCTCGACGGGGTGGAGGTGCTGCTGCCGAGCAGGGACGAGGCGTGCCTGCTCACCGGGCTGCCCGACGCGGGGGACGCGGCGGCGAAGCTGAGCCGCCACGTCCCGCTGGTCGTCGCCAAGCTGGGAGCGGACGGGGCGCTGGTCGCCCGGTCCGGGGCCGTGCATGCCCGGCTGCCCGCCGCACCGGCGACGCCTCGGGACACCACCGGGGCGGGCGACGCGTTCACCGGCGCGTTCCTCACCGCCCTGCTCGCCGGCGCCGAGCCCGAGGACGCGGCGGCCCAGGGGTGCCTGGCGGGTGCGCGAGCGGTCGAGCAGGTAGGCGGCAGACCTCGGCCGGCCGCCGGACTCTGA
- a CDS encoding pseudouridine-5'-phosphate glycosidase — protein MTLVVSEEVREAVRERRPVVALESTIIAHGLPRPRNLQVALELEEAVRQEGAVPATIAVLDGRPRVGLDKEQLERVANEEGIRKLGHRDLALAAARGASGATTVSATALLAALAGVRVFATGGLGGVHRNWTETQDESADLGLLARTRITVVCAGVKSILDVPATLQRLETLGIAVAGYGTERFPGFYLSDSGHPVDWTLDTPQQVAEVMRAQDTLGVPDSALIVANPVPESEQLDPELHARVLADALRACEEEGVRGQAVTPFLLDHLVRHTDGASLSANLAAVRGNVRLAGRIAAAWAGA, from the coding sequence GTGACGCTGGTGGTGTCGGAAGAGGTACGGGAGGCGGTCCGCGAGCGTCGGCCCGTGGTGGCGCTGGAGTCCACGATCATCGCCCACGGACTGCCGCGCCCGCGCAACCTGCAGGTGGCGCTGGAGCTGGAGGAGGCCGTACGGCAGGAGGGGGCCGTCCCCGCGACGATCGCCGTGCTGGACGGGCGGCCCCGCGTGGGACTGGACAAGGAGCAGCTGGAACGCGTCGCCAACGAGGAGGGCATCCGCAAGCTGGGCCATCGCGACCTCGCCCTCGCCGCGGCCCGCGGCGCGAGCGGCGCGACCACGGTGTCCGCCACGGCGCTGCTGGCCGCGCTGGCCGGCGTACGGGTGTTCGCCACCGGAGGGCTCGGAGGGGTGCACCGGAACTGGACGGAGACACAGGACGAGTCGGCCGACCTGGGCCTGCTGGCCCGCACGAGGATCACGGTGGTGTGCGCGGGCGTGAAGTCGATCCTGGACGTACCGGCGACCTTGCAGCGTCTGGAGACGCTGGGCATCGCGGTGGCCGGGTACGGCACGGAGCGCTTCCCCGGCTTCTACCTCTCCGACTCGGGACACCCGGTGGACTGGACCTTGGACACCCCGCAGCAGGTGGCGGAGGTGATGCGGGCTCAGGACACGCTCGGCGTCCCGGACTCGGCGCTGATCGTGGCCAACCCGGTCCCCGAGTCGGAGCAACTGGATCCCGAGCTCCACGCACGTGTACTCGCCGACGCGCTGCGCGCCTGCGAGGAGGAGGGAGTCAGGGGTCAGGCCGTCACCCCCTTCCTTCTGGACCACCTGGTACGGCACACCGACGGTGCCTCGCTGAGCGCCAATCTCGCCGCGGTACGCGGCAACGTACGGCTGGCGGGACGGATCGCGGCGGCCTGGGCCGGGGCGTGA
- a CDS encoding VOC family protein, whose product MTDNTTRLDHVVLWVRDPVAAADFYEKAVGLEPLRVAEFTAGEVSFPSVRLNEESIFDLAPFALAEGMDVLPGAAASAGHPVNHVCLALSEHDFDALRARLEEGGVPVSGISRDAFGARGAARRSFYFRDPDGNILEARHYA is encoded by the coding sequence ATAACCGACAACACGACACGACTCGATCACGTCGTCCTCTGGGTGCGCGACCCGGTCGCGGCCGCCGACTTCTACGAGAAGGCGGTCGGCCTCGAGCCCCTGAGGGTCGCCGAGTTCACCGCGGGTGAGGTGTCCTTCCCCTCCGTACGTCTCAACGAGGAGTCCATCTTCGACCTGGCACCCTTCGCCCTCGCCGAGGGCATGGACGTGCTCCCTGGCGCCGCCGCGAGCGCCGGCCACCCCGTGAACCACGTCTGCCTGGCGCTGTCGGAGCACGACTTCGACGCACTGCGGGCACGCCTGGAGGAAGGCGGCGTCCCTGTCTCCGGCATCTCCCGCGACGCCTTCGGCGCGCGTGGCGCGGCCCGGCGCAGCTTCTACTTCCGCGACCCGGACGGCAACATCCTGGAGGCACGGCACTACGCCTGA
- a CDS encoding methylated-DNA--[protein]-cysteine S-methyltransferase, translating into MDSHGQYEQQVVWTVVDSDIGPLLLAATSAGLVNVVFHATDAVRDKALDRLASRLGAQPAEAPDSPLLTEAIRQLRSYFAGDRRDFRLPLDWSLISGFNRQVLRELASGVPFGTVVGYGDLADRVGQPGAAQAVGAAMGSNPLPVVVPCHRVVESDGGIGGFGGGLETKRQLLALEGVLPEPLF; encoded by the coding sequence ATGGACAGCCATGGGCAGTACGAGCAGCAGGTCGTGTGGACCGTCGTCGACAGCGACATCGGTCCGCTGCTGCTGGCCGCGACGTCCGCGGGCCTGGTCAACGTCGTGTTCCACGCCACGGACGCGGTGCGCGACAAGGCGCTCGACCGGCTGGCGTCGCGGCTGGGCGCGCAGCCGGCCGAGGCACCCGACTCCCCTCTGCTGACCGAGGCGATACGTCAGCTGAGGTCCTACTTCGCGGGTGACCGGCGCGACTTCCGGCTGCCGCTGGACTGGTCGTTGATCTCGGGCTTCAACCGGCAGGTGCTGCGTGAGCTGGCCTCCGGCGTGCCGTTCGGCACTGTGGTGGGCTACGGCGACCTCGCCGACCGGGTCGGTCAGCCGGGCGCGGCCCAGGCCGTGGGTGCGGCCATGGGGTCCAATCCGCTGCCGGTGGTCGTGCCCTGCCACCGGGTCGTGGAGAGCGACGGCGGCATCGGCGGGTTCGGCGGCGGACTGGAGACCAAGCGGCAGCTGCTGGCGCTGGAGGGCGTGCTCCCCGAGCCGCTGTTCTGA
- a CDS encoding MHYT domain-containing protein: protein MQGTVDGFSYGLVTPVVGYLMACLGGALGLRCTTRSMLVGGSWRPGWLALGSAAIGSGIWTMHFIAMMGFQVDQAPIHYDKPLTYASLAIAIVMVGVGIFIVGYRGARGTALFTGGTVTGLGIASMHYLGMAGIQLDGKLEYNTLTVAASVLIAMAAATAALWAAGQVRGFWWSVGASLVMGLAVSGMHYTGMAALSVHLHGTAVPASGDAPAALLAPMLIGPLAFLCLAAVVVIFDPLMVMGKPDWPRPENKPGVPAHAPAPHHQPRRVTLRSRRSPVRPRSRTPQNR from the coding sequence ATGCAAGGCACGGTCGACGGATTCAGCTACGGCCTCGTCACACCCGTGGTGGGCTACCTCATGGCCTGCCTCGGCGGTGCCCTGGGCCTGCGCTGCACCACGAGATCCATGCTCGTGGGCGGCTCCTGGCGCCCCGGATGGCTCGCTCTCGGGTCCGCGGCGATCGGCTCCGGTATCTGGACCATGCACTTCATCGCGATGATGGGCTTCCAGGTCGACCAGGCCCCGATCCACTACGACAAGCCGTTGACGTACGCCAGCCTGGCCATCGCGATCGTGATGGTCGGCGTCGGGATATTCATCGTCGGCTACCGGGGCGCGAGGGGCACCGCCCTGTTCACCGGCGGCACCGTCACCGGCCTCGGCATAGCGTCGATGCACTACCTGGGCATGGCCGGGATCCAGCTGGACGGAAAGCTGGAGTACAACACGCTCACCGTCGCCGCCTCGGTCCTCATAGCCATGGCCGCCGCCACCGCCGCCCTGTGGGCGGCCGGGCAGGTCAGGGGATTCTGGTGGAGCGTGGGCGCCAGCCTCGTGATGGGTCTCGCGGTCAGTGGCATGCACTACACGGGCATGGCGGCCCTAAGCGTCCACCTGCACGGCACCGCCGTCCCCGCCTCGGGCGACGCGCCCGCCGCCCTGCTCGCCCCGATGCTGATCGGCCCCCTGGCCTTCCTCTGCCTCGCGGCCGTTGTCGTGATCTTCGATCCGCTGATGGTGATGGGCAAGCCCGACTGGCCCCGGCCCGAGAACAAGCCCGGCGTCCCGGCCCACGCCCCCGCACCGCACCACCAGCCCCGCCGCGTCACCCTCCGCTCCCGCCGGAGCCCGGTCCGCCCCCGCTCCCGGACCCCGCAGAACCGCTGA
- the uvrB gene encoding excinuclease ABC subunit UvrB, with translation MRPVSKIERTVAPFEVVSPYQPSGDQPAAIAELARRIEGGEKDVVLLGATGTGKSATTAWMIEKLQRPTLVMAPNKTLAAQLANEFRELLPNNAVEYFVSYYDYYQPEAYVPQSDTYIEKDSSINEEVERLRHSATNSLLTRRDVVVVASVSCIYGLGTPQEYVDRMVPLRVGDEIDRDQLLRRFVDIQYTRNDVAFSRGTFRVRGDTIEIFPVYEELAVRIEMFGDEIEALSTLHPLTGEIVSDDEQLYIFPASHYIAGPERMERAVNDIEKELGERLAELEKQGKLLEAQRLRMRTTYDIEMLRQIGTCSGVENYSMHFDGRLPGSPPNTLMDYFPEDFLLVIDESHVTVPQIGAMYEGDASRKRTLVDHGFRLPSALDNRPLKWEEFQKRIGQTVYLSATPGTYELSRGDGFVEQIIRPTGLVDPQVVVKPTEGQIDDLVHEIRTRVEKDERVLVTTLTKKMAEDLTDYFLELGIQVRYLHSDVDTLRRVELLRELRAGEFDVLVGINLLREGLDLPEVSLVAILDADKEGFLRSGTSLIQTIGRAARNVSGQVHMYADKITPAMEKAIDETNRRRDKQIAYNKANGVDPQPLRKKINDIVAQIAREEVDTEQLLGTGYRNAKKDGRGTKAPVPSLGDKAAKGGKGAKSRAKAKETVPTDRPAAELAEQIEELTERMRAAAADLQFEIAARLRDEVSEMKKELRQMKEAGLA, from the coding sequence ATGCGGCCCGTTTCCAAGATCGAACGCACGGTGGCGCCTTTCGAGGTCGTCAGCCCCTACCAGCCGAGCGGCGACCAGCCCGCGGCCATCGCCGAGCTGGCCCGGCGCATCGAAGGCGGCGAGAAGGACGTCGTCCTGCTCGGCGCGACCGGCACCGGCAAGTCCGCCACCACCGCGTGGATGATCGAGAAGCTCCAGCGCCCCACCCTCGTGATGGCGCCGAACAAGACCCTGGCCGCCCAGCTGGCGAACGAGTTCCGAGAGCTCCTGCCGAACAACGCCGTCGAGTACTTCGTCTCGTACTACGACTACTACCAGCCCGAGGCCTACGTCCCGCAGTCGGACACCTACATCGAGAAGGACTCCTCGATCAACGAGGAGGTCGAGCGCCTGCGCCACTCGGCGACCAACTCGCTGCTCACCCGCCGCGATGTCGTCGTGGTCGCCTCGGTGTCCTGCATCTACGGTCTCGGCACGCCGCAGGAGTACGTCGACCGGATGGTCCCGCTCCGGGTCGGCGACGAGATCGACCGCGACCAGCTGCTGCGCCGCTTCGTGGACATCCAGTACACGCGCAACGACGTGGCCTTCAGCCGCGGCACCTTCCGCGTCCGCGGCGACACCATCGAGATCTTCCCGGTCTACGAGGAGCTGGCCGTCCGCATCGAGATGTTCGGCGACGAGATCGAGGCGCTGTCCACGCTCCACCCGCTGACGGGCGAGATCGTCAGCGACGACGAGCAGCTGTACATCTTCCCGGCCTCGCACTACATCGCCGGTCCCGAGCGCATGGAACGCGCCGTCAACGACATCGAGAAGGAACTGGGCGAGCGGCTGGCCGAGCTGGAGAAGCAGGGCAAGCTCCTGGAGGCCCAGCGCCTTCGCATGCGCACCACGTACGACATCGAGATGCTCCGCCAGATCGGCACCTGCTCCGGCGTGGAGAACTACTCGATGCACTTCGACGGCCGACTGCCCGGCTCCCCGCCCAACACCCTCATGGACTACTTCCCCGAGGACTTCCTCCTCGTCATCGACGAGTCGCACGTCACCGTGCCGCAGATCGGCGCCATGTACGAGGGCGACGCTTCCCGCAAGCGCACCCTCGTCGACCACGGTTTCCGGCTGCCCTCCGCTCTGGACAACCGGCCGCTGAAGTGGGAGGAGTTCCAGAAGCGCATCGGGCAGACCGTGTACCTGTCGGCGACCCCGGGCACCTACGAGCTGTCCCGGGGCGACGGTTTCGTCGAGCAGATCATCCGGCCCACCGGCCTGGTCGACCCGCAGGTCGTGGTCAAGCCCACCGAGGGCCAGATCGACGACCTGGTGCACGAGATCCGCACGCGCGTGGAGAAGGACGAGCGCGTCCTGGTCACCACGCTCACCAAGAAGATGGCCGAGGACCTCACGGACTACTTCCTGGAGCTCGGCATCCAGGTCCGCTATCTGCACAGCGACGTCGACACGCTGCGCCGCGTCGAGCTGCTGCGCGAGCTGCGCGCCGGCGAGTTCGACGTGCTGGTCGGCATCAACCTGCTGCGTGAGGGCCTCGACCTGCCCGAGGTGTCCCTCGTCGCGATCCTCGACGCCGACAAGGAGGGCTTCCTGCGCTCCGGGACGTCCCTGATCCAGACCATCGGCCGCGCGGCGCGCAACGTCTCCGGCCAGGTCCACATGTACGCCGACAAGATCACCCCGGCGATGGAGAAGGCCATCGACGAGACCAACCGCCGCCGGGACAAGCAGATCGCGTACAACAAGGCGAACGGGGTCGACCCCCAGCCGCTGCGCAAGAAGATCAACGACATCGTCGCGCAGATCGCGCGCGAGGAGGTCGACACGGAGCAACTGCTCGGCACGGGCTACCGCAACGCGAAGAAGGACGGCCGCGGCACCAAGGCCCCGGTTCCCTCCCTCGGTGACAAGGCGGCCAAGGGCGGCAAGGGCGCCAAGAGCAGGGCCAAGGCCAAGGAGACGGTGCCGACGGACCGCCCGGCGGCCGAACTCGCCGAGCAGATCGAGGAGCTGACCGAGCGGATGCGCGCCGCGGCCGCGGACCTCCAGTTCGAGATCGCCGCCCGCCTGCGCGACGAGGTCTCCGAGATGAAGAAGGAACTGCGCCAGATGAAGGAGGCCGGCCTGGCCTGA
- a CDS encoding TerD family protein, whose amino-acid sequence MTVNMTKGQAISLQKNDGGSLTAVRMGLGWQAAPRRGLFGSRTREIDLDASAVLFADKQPVDVVFFRHLVSDDGSVRHTGDNLVGGVGQGGDDEAILVDLQRLPVHIDQIVFTVNSFTGQTFQEVQNAFCRLVDETNGQELARYTLAGGGAYTAQIMAKVHRVGSGWSMTALGNPANGRTFQDLMPAILPVL is encoded by the coding sequence GTGACCGTCAACATGACCAAGGGTCAGGCCATCAGTCTTCAGAAGAACGACGGAGGCAGTCTGACCGCGGTGCGCATGGGTCTCGGGTGGCAGGCGGCCCCGCGGCGCGGCCTGTTCGGCTCGCGCACGCGGGAGATCGACCTCGACGCCTCGGCCGTCCTGTTCGCGGACAAGCAGCCGGTCGACGTCGTGTTCTTCCGTCACCTGGTGAGCGACGACGGCTCCGTGCGCCACACCGGCGACAACCTCGTCGGCGGTGTCGGCCAGGGCGGGGACGACGAGGCGATCCTGGTGGACCTCCAGCGTCTTCCGGTCCACATCGACCAGATCGTCTTCACCGTGAACTCCTTCACCGGTCAGACGTTCCAGGAGGTGCAGAACGCGTTCTGCCGCCTCGTCGACGAGACCAACGGCCAGGAGCTCGCCCGTTACACGCTCGCCGGCGGCGGCGCGTACACGGCGCAGATCATGGCGAAGGTGCACCGCGTCGGCTCCGGCTGGTCCATGACCGCCCTCGGCAACCCGGCCAACGGCCGCACCTTCCAGGACCTGATGCCGGCCATCCTGCCGGTCCTCTAG
- a CDS encoding TerD family protein, whose product MTAELVRGQNHPLSQARLEIRVSAGAPIVAAATLSDELGKVHSVERVAHPGAPNLPGLEVPRQAAADHRLAVDLSAMPDTVHRVNVLLALPTGAGGGPGRFGVVAAPFVAVTGLDGSEIASYTITGLEAETAVVALELYRRQGAWKVRAVGQGYAGGLAGLLADQGLPQAHQLAAAIDEAVAQGMARSVAAPPPRAADGDRTRQAAPPALGPDQSGSPYGGQGPQTGTGARAGNLGAGAAPADPSALTQPSAPTSGGPIDYSHPRRQNTAPPPPPPTAPPAAPGQPARPVAGDATGWSMDERLYNQVWGMFEDLARTTAAYRSAVDFAESRMDKELEQVLSDPRSRIGGQADAARESARARHAELVDQAKQVLDRDVAQLTTEAGVVEPALPPAYAGWDNPVWHAYRVPMELPMAVRLGDLRLPECAQLRIPMLLRMPLERGLWIDSGRAGSLDGSFHDSHELRRLAMDSAVAHAARLLAVHPAGEFNVHVIDPAGSGASALAPLVQSGVLAAPPAVGAAGVTEVLARLTQRVDLVQMAVRGGAADALPPDLDTSQHLLVVNDFPHGFDDRAVTQLRYLADEGPGVGVHLMMVADREDSAGYGPLLDPLWRSLLRLTPVADDHLADPWVGHAWTYEPPVVPPGSQVLQQVLAQVSSARRAWRR is encoded by the coding sequence ATGACGGCCGAGCTGGTGCGAGGGCAGAACCATCCGCTCTCCCAGGCCCGACTGGAGATCCGGGTCTCGGCCGGCGCGCCGATCGTGGCGGCGGCCACGCTCAGCGACGAGCTGGGCAAGGTCCACTCGGTGGAGCGGGTCGCCCACCCGGGCGCACCCAACCTGCCCGGGCTGGAGGTCCCCCGGCAGGCTGCCGCCGACCATCGCCTCGCGGTGGACCTCAGTGCCATGCCCGACACCGTGCACCGTGTCAACGTGCTGCTCGCCCTGCCCACGGGCGCGGGGGGAGGTCCCGGCCGCTTCGGCGTCGTGGCCGCCCCCTTCGTCGCCGTCACCGGACTCGACGGCAGCGAGATCGCCAGCTACACCATCACCGGTCTGGAGGCCGAGACCGCCGTCGTCGCCCTGGAGCTCTACCGCCGCCAGGGCGCGTGGAAGGTGCGCGCGGTCGGCCAGGGCTACGCGGGCGGACTCGCCGGACTCCTCGCCGACCAGGGCCTGCCCCAGGCCCACCAACTGGCCGCCGCCATCGACGAAGCCGTGGCGCAGGGGATGGCCCGCTCGGTGGCCGCGCCCCCGCCGCGCGCCGCGGACGGCGACCGCACCCGGCAGGCGGCGCCGCCCGCGCTCGGCCCCGACCAGAGCGGCTCACCCTACGGCGGACAGGGTCCGCAGACCGGCACGGGAGCCCGTGCGGGCAACCTCGGGGCGGGAGCGGCGCCCGCCGACCCGTCCGCCCTCACACAGCCGTCGGCACCCACCAGCGGTGGTCCGATCGACTACAGCCACCCGCGCCGCCAGAACACCGCCCCGCCCCCGCCCCCGCCGACCGCGCCCCCCGCGGCGCCCGGTCAGCCCGCCCGTCCCGTCGCGGGCGACGCGACCGGCTGGTCCATGGACGAGCGGCTGTACAACCAGGTGTGGGGCATGTTCGAGGACCTGGCCCGCACCACGGCGGCCTACCGCAGTGCCGTCGACTTCGCCGAATCGCGCATGGACAAGGAGCTGGAGCAGGTCCTGTCCGACCCGCGCAGCCGGATCGGGGGACAGGCCGACGCGGCACGGGAGTCCGCGCGGGCCCGGCACGCCGAGCTCGTCGACCAGGCCAAGCAGGTCCTCGACCGGGACGTCGCGCAGCTCACGACGGAGGCCGGTGTCGTCGAACCGGCGCTGCCACCCGCCTACGCCGGCTGGGACAACCCCGTCTGGCACGCCTACCGGGTGCCGATGGAGCTGCCGATGGCCGTGCGCCTGGGCGATCTGCGTCTGCCCGAGTGCGCCCAGCTGCGAATTCCGATGCTGCTCCGGATGCCGCTCGAACGCGGACTGTGGATAGACAGCGGACGGGCCGGATCGCTCGACGGCTCGTTCCACGACTCGCACGAGCTGCGCCGTCTGGCGATGGATTCGGCGGTCGCGCATGCGGCCCGGCTGCTCGCCGTCCACCCGGCCGGCGAGTTCAACGTCCACGTCATCGACCCGGCCGGTTCCGGAGCGTCCGCGCTGGCGCCGCTCGTGCAGTCCGGTGTGCTCGCCGCCCCGCCCGCGGTCGGCGCGGCGGGCGTGACGGAGGTCCTGGCCAGGCTCACCCAGCGTGTCGACCTGGTGCAGATGGCGGTGCGCGGCGGTGCGGCCGACGCCCTCCCGCCGGACCTGGACACCTCCCAGCACCTTCTGGTGGTCAACGACTTCCCGCACGGCTTCGACGACCGCGCCGTGACCCAGCTGCGCTACCTGGCGGACGAGGGCCCCGGCGTCGGCGTCCACCTGATGATGGTCGCGGACCGCGAGGACTCCGCCGGCTACGGCCCGCTGCTCGACCCGCTGTGGCGTTCGCTTCTGCGACTGACCCCGGTCGCGGACGATCACCTCGCGGACCCGTGGGTGGGGCACGCCTGGACATATGAGCCGCCCGTCGTGCCGCCCGGCAGCCAGGTGCTCCAGCAGGTGCTCGCCCAGGTGTCCTCCGCCCGCCGTGCCTGGCGCCGCTGA
- a CDS encoding TerC/Alx family metal homeostasis membrane protein, with the protein MDVSVTLWVLTIVGLAALIAVDFFIGRKPHDVSIKEAGIWTVVWIALAALFGLGLLVFGGGQPAGEFFAGFITEKSLSVDNLFVFVLIMAKFAVPSQYQQRVLLVGVLIALVLRAIFIAAGAAILASFSWVFYLFGAFLIWTAWKLIQEARADEEDEEYEENKLLKAAERRFGVADRYHGTKLWIEQNGKRVMTPMLVVMLAIGTTDVLFALDSIPAIFGLTQDPYIVFTANAFALMGLRQLYFLIGGLLRKLVHLSYGLSIILGFIGVKLVLHALHESGVHVPEISIPVSLGVICSVLIVTTITSLRASKKQAEAEAAQARSAGDEKDSVDV; encoded by the coding sequence GTGGATGTTTCCGTGACCCTATGGGTCCTGACCATCGTGGGACTTGCCGCGCTCATCGCGGTCGACTTTTTCATCGGTCGCAAGCCCCACGACGTATCGATCAAGGAAGCCGGGATCTGGACCGTCGTCTGGATCGCGCTGGCCGCACTCTTCGGCCTCGGGCTGCTCGTCTTCGGCGGTGGCCAGCCCGCCGGTGAGTTCTTCGCCGGCTTCATCACCGAGAAGTCGCTGAGTGTCGACAACCTCTTCGTCTTCGTCCTGATCATGGCGAAGTTCGCCGTGCCCTCGCAGTACCAGCAGCGAGTGCTCCTCGTCGGTGTGCTCATCGCGCTCGTGCTGCGTGCGATCTTCATCGCCGCCGGTGCCGCGATCCTCGCCAGCTTCTCCTGGGTGTTCTACCTGTTCGGCGCCTTCCTGATCTGGACCGCCTGGAAGCTCATCCAGGAGGCCCGCGCCGACGAGGAGGACGAGGAGTACGAGGAGAACAAGCTCCTCAAGGCCGCCGAGCGCCGCTTCGGCGTGGCCGACCGGTACCACGGCACGAAGCTGTGGATCGAGCAGAACGGCAAGCGCGTCATGACGCCGATGCTGGTCGTCATGCTCGCCATCGGCACCACGGACGTGCTGTTCGCGCTGGACTCGATCCCTGCGATCTTCGGTCTGACGCAGGACCCGTACATCGTGTTCACGGCCAACGCGTTCGCGCTGATGGGCCTCAGGCAGCTGTACTTCCTCATCGGCGGACTGCTGAGGAAGCTGGTCCACCTGTCGTACGGCCTGTCGATCATCCTGGGCTTCATCGGGGTGAAGCTGGTGCTGCACGCCCTGCACGAGTCCGGGGTCCACGTACCGGAGATCAGCATCCCGGTCTCCCTCGGCGTGATCTGCTCGGTCCTGATCGTCACCACGATCACCAGCCTCAGGGCCTCCAAGAAGCAGGCCGAGGCGGAAGCGGCGCAGGCGCGGAGCGCGGGCGACGAGAAGGACAGCGTCGACGTCTGA